A genome region from Gossypium hirsutum isolate 1008001.06 chromosome A04, Gossypium_hirsutum_v2.1, whole genome shotgun sequence includes the following:
- the LOC107924423 gene encoding isocitrate dehydrogenase [NAD] regulatory subunit 1, mitochondrial — translation MATTRRSLPLLRTLIAGKTQTRNVTYMPRPGDGAPRPVTLIPGDGIGPLVTNAVEQVMEAMHAPVYFEKYDVHGDMKRVPQEVLDSIKKNKVCLKGGLRTPMGGGVSSLNMQLRKELDLYASLVNCCNLPGLPTRHENVDIVVIRENTEGEYSGLEHEVVPGVVESLKVITKFCSERIAKYAFEYAYLNNRKKVTAVHKANIMKLADGLFLESCREVATKYPSIKYNEIIVDNCCMQLVSKPEQFDVMVTPNLYGNLVANTAAGIAGGTGVMPGGNVGAEYAVFEQGASAGNVGKEKIVEQKTANPVALLLSSAMMLRHLQFPSFADRLESAVKRVILEGQYRTKDLGGQSTTQEVVDAVIAKLD, via the exons ATGGCCACGACACGCAGGTCCCTTCCTCTTCTGAGAACCCTCATAGCCGGAAAAACCCAAACCCGAAACGTGACGTACATGCCCCGACCAGGAGATGGAGCCCCAAGACCCGTAACGTTAATCCCCGGAGACGGGATCGGACCTTTGGTGACGAACGCGGTGGAACAAGTGATGGAAGCGATGCACGCTCCGGTTTACTTCGAGAAGTACGATGTTCACGGTGACATGAAACGGGTACCACAAGAAGTGTTGGATTCGATAAAGAAGAACAAGGTTTGTTTGAAAGGAGGGTTAAGAACACCCATGGGAGGTGGAGTCAGTTCATTGAATATGCAATTGAGGAAAGAACTGGATCTATACGCTTCATTGGTCAACTGTTGTAACTTACCCGGATTGCCGACCCGCCATGAAAACGTGGATATCGTCGTAATTAGAGAGAACACTGAAGGGGAATACTCGGGTCTTGAACATGAGGTGGTGCCTGGTGTTGTTGAAAGCCTTAAG GTTATAACGAAGTTTTGTTCTGAGCGGATTGCGAAATATGCTTTCGAGTATGCTTATTTGAACAACCGAAAGAAGGTTACTGCTGTTCATAAGGCCAACATTATGAAACTTGCTGATGGATTGTTCTTAGAGTCTTGCCGTGAAGTTGCAACTAAGTATCCAAGTATCAAGTATAATGAAATCATTGTGGACAATTGTTGTATGCAACTCGTTTCTAAGCCCGAGCAATTCGATGTCATG GTTACCCCTAATCTTTATGGAAATCTGGTTGCAAATACAGCGGCCGGTATTGCTGGAGGCACCGGTGTCATGCCTGGAG GCAATGTGGGAGCTGAATATGCCGTGTTCGAGCAAGGTGCTTCAGCGGGAAAtgttggaaaagaaaagatagtagaGCAAAAGACGGCAAATCCCGTGGCATTGCTTCTCTCCTCTGCCATGATGTTGAGACATCTCCAGTTTCCTTCATTTGCCGATCGACTCGAAAGTGCAGTGAAACGTGTAATCTTAGAGGGCCAGTATCGAACTAAAGATCTCGGTGGGCAAAGCACTACCCAGGAAGTTGTTGATGCTGTTATTGCTAAACTAGATTGA
- the LOC107923886 gene encoding ubiquitin domain-containing protein DSK2a, producing MGAGGDSSESRLGGNGGGEEGVTVNIRCSNGTKFTARTNLESTVGSFKALLAENCDIPADQQRLIYKGRILKDDQTLQSYGLQADHTIHMVRGFAPSSSTPPPSATTNVATDNTMPGVTRGIGSNDGAGLGASLFPGLNPLGGGGGSGGFGLFGSGLPEFEQVQQQLTQNPNMMREIMNTPAIQSLMNNPELMRSLIMSNPQMREIIDRNPELGHILNDPSILRQTLEAARNPELMREMMRNTDRAMSNIEASPEGFNMLRRMYENVQEPFLDATTMGGNNGNSPATNPFAALLGNQGGSEARSSPINTSTTGSETAQGQTSPNTNPLPNPWSNTAGGGGTQTNATASPNPSGDARTPGVGGMGGLGLPDLPPMLNGMPDASQLTQLLQNPAISQMMQSIMSNPQYMNQIMNLNPQLRGMFDMNPQLREMMQNPEVLRQMFSPETMQQMLALQQSLLSLNRQQSTLDSAQTGGTTAAPGTANLDLLMNMFGGLGAGGLGVPNQPDVPPEELYATQLSQLQEMGFYDTQENIRALRATAGNVHAAVERLLGNSGQQ from the exons ATGGGTGCGGGAGGCGATTCAAGTGAGTCACGACTCGGTGGAAATGGAGGAGGTGAAGAAGGAGTGACGGTTAATATACGCTGCTCGAACGGTACGAAATTTACGGCGAGGACCAATCTCGAATCCACCGTTGGATCTTTCAAAGCTCTTTTGGCTGAAAATTGCGATATCCCAGCTGATCAGCAACGGTTGATTTATAAAGGGCGAATCCTGAAAGACGACCAAACCCTTCAAAGTTATG GTTTGCAAGCTGATCATACCATTCACATGGTTCGTGGTTTCGCCCCATCTTCATCTACACCTCCTCCTTCAGCTACCACAAATGTTGCAACTGATAATACTATGCCAGGGGTTACTCGGGGTATTGGTTCGAATGATGGTGCTGGTCTTGGGGCATCTTTATTCCCTGGACTTAATCCACTTGGTGGTGGTGGCGGCAGCGGTGGTTTTGGTTTGTTTGGATCCGGACTTCCTGAATTTGAACAAGTACAGCAACAACTAACTCAAAATCCCAACATGATGAGGGAAATAATGAATACACCAGCTATTCAAAGTTTGATGAATAACCCGGAGTTGATGCGTAGTTTGATTATGAGCAATCCTCAAATGCGTGAGATTATTGATAGGAATCCGGAGCTTGGACATATACTTAATGATCCTAGCATTCTTCGACAGACATTAGAAGCTGCAAGAAACCCTGAACTCATGCGTGAAATGATGCGAAACACTGATAGGGCTATGAGTAATATTGAAGCCTCTCCTGAGGGATTTAACATGCTTAGGCGCATGTATGAAAATGTTCAAGAGCCGTTTTTGGATGCTACGACTATGGGTGGGAATAATGGAAATAGTCCGGCTACAAACCCATTTGCTGCTTTATTGGGCAATCAAGGTGGTTCTGAAGCTAGAAGTTCACCTATTAACACTTCTACGACTGGTTCTGAAACCGCTCAAGGCCAAACTTCCCCGAATACGAATCCTCTGCCTAATCCTTGGAGCAACACTGCTGGTGGTG GGGGTACCCAGACCAATGCTACTGCAAGTCCAAATCCTTCTGGGGATGCCAGGACACCAGGTGTTGGCGGTATGGGAGGCCTCGGACTTCCGGATCTGCCACCCATGTTGAATGGAATGCCAGATGCATCTCAGTTGACCCAGTTATTGCAAAACCCGGCAATTTCTCAGATGATGCAGAGCATAATGTCTAATCCCCAATATATGAATCAG ATCATGAATCTCAACCCTCAACTACGTGGTATGTTTGATATGAATCCTCAATTGAGAGAAATGATGCAAAACCCTGAAGTACTACGTCAGATGTTTTCCCCCGAGACAATGCAG CAAATGCTAGCTTTACAGCAGTCGCTTCTGTCTCTCAATCGGCAGCAATCAACCCT GGACTCAGCACAGACTGGTGGTACTACAG CGGCACCGGGAACTGCCAATCTAGACTTGTTGATGAATATGTTTGGAGGTCTGGGCGCTGGTGGCCTTGGTGTCCCCAACCAACCCGATG TTCCCCCGGAAGAACTTTACGCTACACAATTATCACAACTCCAAGAAATGGGTTTCTACGATACACAAGAGAATATCAGAGCATTACGAGCTACTGCCGGAAACGTCCATGCTGCGGTCGAGAGACTTCTGGGAAATTCCGGGCAGCAGTAA
- the LOC107923885 gene encoding protein NRT1/ PTR FAMILY 8.3 yields the protein MGSVDEERSLLEAELDRAENSGLYTGDGSVDFNGNPVLKQNTGNWKACPFILGNECCERLAYYGIATNLVSYLTKKLHEGNASAARNVTTWQGTCYVTPLIGAVLADAYWGRYWTIAAFSTIYFIGMCTLTLSASIPALKPAECVGSICPSATPAQYVVFFFGLYLIALGTGGIKPCVSSFGADQFDDTDPKERVKKGSFFNWFYFSINIGALISSSLIVWIQDNAGWGLGFGIPALFMGLAIGSFFSGTSLYRFQRPGGSPITRMCQVLVAAFHNRNLKVPEDSSLLYETGDNHSAIEGSRKLEHSEELKCLDKAAIVTDAETKSGDFSNPWRLCTVTQVEELKILIRMFPIWATGIVFSAVYAQMSTMFVEQGMMMDTKIGSFTIPPASLSSFDVISVIFWVPIYDKIIVPIARKFTRKERGFSELQRMGIGLFISVLCMSAAALVEIKRLQLAKELDLVDKQVAVPINILWQIPQYFLLGAAEVCTFIGQLEFFYDQSPDAMRSLCSALSLLTTSLGNYLSSFILTLVIYFTTKGGQIGWIPDNLNEGHLDYFFWLLAGLSFLNMLIYTLCAAKYKQKKAS from the exons ATGGGATCAGTCGATGAAGAGAGATCGCTGTTGGAAGCTGAACTTGATCGG GCTGAAAACAGTGGGCTTTACACTGGGGATGGCTCTGTTGACTTTAATGGGAATCCTGTTTTGAAGCAAAATACGGGAAATTGGAAAGCATGCCCATTCATTTTGG GTAATGAATGTTGTGAGAGATTGGCTTATTATGGGATAGCAACTAATCTCGTAAGTTACTTGACCAAGAAACTACATGAAGGAAATGCATCAGCTGCAAGGAATGTGACTACTTGGCAAGGAACTTGTTACGTTACACCTCTCATTGGAGCTGTTTTAGCAGATGCATATTGGGGAAGATATTGGACAATTGCTGCTTTCTCCACTATTTACTTCATT GGAATGTGTACATTAACACTCTCGGCATCAATTCCTGCACTGAAACCTGCTGAATGTGTGGGTTCTATTTGTCCCTCAGCTACTCCAGCTCAGTATGTTGTATTTTTCTTTGGGCTTTATCTGATTGCATTAGGGACGGGTGGAATCAAACCGTGTGTTTCATCTTTTGGGGCCGATCAGTTTGATGATACTGATCCCAAAGAAAGGGTGAAGAAAGGGTCCTTTTTCAATTGGTTCTATTTTTCCATCAACATTGGCGCTTTGATCTCAAGCAGTCTTATAGTGTGGATTCAAGACAATGCTGGATGGGGTCTCGGATTTGGCATTCCAGCATTATTTATGGGCCTTGCAATTGGAAGTTTTTTCTCAGGTACATCTCTTTATAGATTTCAAAGACCTGGAGGAAGCCCTATTACAAGAATGTGCCAGGTTTTGGTTGCAGCATTTCATAACCGGAACCTCAAGGTTCCTGAAGATAGTAGTCTCCTATATGAAACTGGTGACAACCACTCTGCCATAGAAGGAAGTCGGAAACTGGAGCACAGTGAAGAGTTGAA GTGCCTAGATAAAGCTGCCATAGTCACTGATGCCGAAACCAAAAGTGGGGACTTCTCAAACCCTTGGAGGCTTTGCACTGTAACACAAGTGGAGGAATTGAAAATCTTGATCCGCATGTTTCCCATATGGGCTACTGGAATTGTGTTCTCTGCTGTATATGCCCAAATGTCAACTATGTTTGTGGAACAAGGGATGATGATGGACACAAAAATCGGTTCTTTCACTATTCCTCCTGCTTCTCTCTCGTCTTTTGATGTTATCAGTGTCATTTTTTGGGTTCCCATCTATGATAAGATCATTGTTCCAATTGCAAGGAAGTTCACACGTAAAGAGCGTGGCTTCTCAGAGTTGCAACGTATGGGAATTGGTCTCTTTATTTCAGTCCTATGCATGTCAGCCGCAGCTTTGGTGGAGATCAAGAGATTGCAGCTCGCAAAAGAGCTAGATTTGGTTGATAAACAAGTCGCCGTACCCATTAATATTCTTTGGCAAATACCTCAATATTTCTTGTTGGGTGCTGCAGAGGTTTGCACATTTATCGGACAGCTTGAGTTCTTCTATGATCAATCCCCTGATGCCATGCGGAGTTTATGTAGTGCGCTTTCACTTCTAACTACATCTTTGGGCAACTACTTGAGTTCTTTTATTTTGACCCTTGTAATTTACTTCACAACAAAGGGTGGCCAGATTGGTTGGATACCGGACAACCTTAACGAGGGTCATCTCGACTATTTCTTCTGGCTCTTGGCCGGTCTCAGCTTCTTAAACATGTTGATATATACCCTATGTGCTGCCAAGTACAAGCAAAAGAAGGCTTCTTGA
- the LOC107922858 gene encoding pentatricopeptide repeat-containing protein At2g17140: MGTTKLTQALLKNTKNPKLAWQLFKRIQSSPSNPCFLSSVPTIARILIRSKMLPEIDHLHLLLVSSQPQEKSLPSLISLVNLLAKSGFFDKAFSQFQSIRKMFPQNPPSICLYNVLFGCCIKERRSDCVLWLYKDMVFAGVSPETYTFNLLICGLCDLGHLEDARELFDKMPEKGCLPNEFSFGILVRGYCRFGLANKGLELLDEMGSSGILPNRVVYNTLISSFCKEGKTGDAEKLVERMREDGLFPDVVTFNARISALCSAGKVLEASRIFRDMQIDEALGLPRPNVITYNVMLEGFCKQGMLVEAKALVESMEKNGDLMNLDSYNIWLLGLLRNTKLIEAQLVLKDMVDKGVEPNIYSYNIVMDGLCKNGMLSDARMVMGFIVRSGLSPDTVTYSTLLHGYCRKGKLSEANAILNEMMRNGCVPNTYTCNILLHSLWKEGKILEAEELLQKMNEKGYGVDTVTCNIVIDGLCKSGKLDKAMEIAHEMWTHGSAALGNLGNSFIGLVDDVSRSMRCIPDLVTYSIIISALCKAGKIDEAKKKFREMMGKNLQPDAVIFDTFIHIFCKEGKISSAFRVLKDMEKKGCNKSIQTYNSLILGLGSKNQIFEIYGLVDEMRERGITPNVCIYNNIIQSLCKNGKIQDTTSILDDMLQMGINPNISTFRMLIEAFCKASDFGVVKELFEIGLSICGHKEAFYSLMFNELLSGGQLSEAKVIFEAALDRSFHLGNFLYKDLIEKLCKDGKLEEASGILHKLIIKGYKFDPASFMPVVDDLGKRGNKHEADELAEKMLEMASDGRVENKISRKPKELIHRKETKYGGDDWQTIVHRDDGSGIALKTLKRVQKGWGQGSIPSLQTEKTEFLDYW; encoded by the exons ATGGGAACAACGAAGCTTACCCAAGCACTCCTCAAAAACACCAAAAACCCAAAGCTTGCATGGCAACTCTTCAAGCGCATTCAATCTTCACCATCCAATCCTTGTTTTCTTTCATCAGTACCCACCATTGCTCGTATCCTTATTCGTTCCAAAATGCTCCCAGAAATCGATCATCTTCACCTCCTTCTCGTATCCTCACAGCCTCAAGAAAAGTCCCTTCCTTCCCTCATTTCACTTGTTAATCTCTTGGCCAAATCGGGTTTCTTTGATAAAGCATTTTCCCAGTTTCAATCTATAAGAAAAATGTTTCCACAAAACCCGCCTTCCATCTGTTTGTACAATGTTCTCTTTGGATGTTGTATTAAAGAAAGACGTTCAGATTGTGTGCTTTGGTTGTATAAAGATATGGTCTTCGCTGGTGTTTCTCCGGAGACTTATACTTTTAATCTTTTGATTTgtgggttatgtgatttgggtcaTTTGGAGGATGCCCGAGAGTTGTTTGATAAAATGCCTGAGAAAGGTTGCTTGCCGAATGAGTTTAGTTTTGGGATTTTGGTTCGTGGGTATTGTAGGTTTGGCCTCGCTAATAAAGGGTTGGAGCTTTTGGATGAGATGGGAAGTTCTGGGATTTTGCCTAACAGAGTTGTGTATAATACATTGATTTCAAGTTTTTGTAAGGAAGGTAAAACTGGTGATGCTGAAAAATTGGTGGAAAGAATGAGAGAGGATGGTTTATTTCCTGATGTTGTGACATTCAATGCTAGAATATCAGCTCTTTGTAGTGCCGGTAAAGTTCTTGAAGCATCAAGGATTTTTAGGGATATGCAAATAGATGAAGCATTGGGGCTACCTCGGCCTAATGTTATAACCTATAATGTAATGCTTGAAGGGTTTTGTAAGCAAGGGATGTTGGTGGAAGCAAAGGCCTTAGTTGAGTCCATGGAGAAAAATGGTGATTTGATGAATTTAGATAGTTATAATATTTGGTTGTTGGGTTTGCTAAGAAATACAAAGTTAATAGAGGCTCAGTTGGTACTTAAAGATATGGTAGATAAAGGTGTAGAACCTAATATTTACTCTTATAACATTGTGATGGATGGTCTATGCAAGAATGGGATGCTTTCTGATGCAAGAATGGTGATGGGTTTTATTGTAAGGAGTGGTCTTTCCCCTGATACAGTAACTTATAGCACTTTACTGCACGGCTACTGTCGTAAAGGGAAGTTATCTGAAGCAAATGCTATTCTAAATGAGATGATGAGAAATGGTTGTGTCCCTAATACTTATACTTGTAATATTTTGCTGCATAGCCTATGGAAAGAGGGTAAAATATTGGAGGCAGAAGAGTTATTGCAAAAGATGAATGAAAAAGGCTATGGTGTGGATACTGTGACCTGCAATATTGTAATTGATGGTTTGTGTAAAAGTGGGAAATTGGACAAAGCTATGGAAATTGCACATGAGATGTGGACACATGGAAGTGCTGCTCTAGGTAACCTTGGGAACTCATTTATTGGCCTAGTTGATGATGTTAGCCGTAGCATGAGATGTATTCCTGACTTAGTTACATATTCGATCATAATTAGTGCTCTATGCAAAGCCGGAAAGATAGATGAAGCTAAAAAGAAATTCAGAGAGATGATGGGTAAAAACTTGCAACCTGATGCGGTTATTTTTGATACTTTCATCCATATTTTCTGTAAAGAAGGAAAGATTTCATCTGCATTTCGAGTTCTCAAGGACATGGAGAAAAAAGGATGTAATAAGAGCATACAGACTTATAATTCACTGATACTTGGCTTAGGAAGTAAAAatcaaatatttgaaatttatggacttgtCGATGAGATGAGAGAAAGAGGGATTACTCCTAATGTTTGCATATACAATAATATTATTCAGTCTCTTTGCAAAAATGGGAAAATCCAGGACACTACTTCTATCTTGGATGACATGCTGCAAATGGGTATAAATCCTAATATTTCTACCTTCAGGATGTTAATAGAAGCTTTCTGCAAGGCAAGTGATTTTGGAGTAGTGAAGGAGTTATTCGAGATTGGTCTTAGTATATGTGGTCACAAGGAAGCTTTTTATAGTTTAATGTTCAATGAGTTGCTTTCTGGTGGGCAACTTTCAGAAGCTAAAGTGATCTTTGAAGCTGCATTAGATAGATCTTTTCATCTGGGAAACTTCCTTTATAAGGATCTCATTGAAAAACTTTGTAAAGATGGGAAGTTAGAGGAAGCTAGTGGTATTTTGCACAAGTTGATTATCAAAGGATACAAATTTGACCCTGCATCATTCATGCCTGTGGTTGATGACTTGGGTAAAAGAGGAAACAAGCATGAGGCTGATGAACTTGCAGAGAAGATGTTGGAGATGGCTTCAGATGGTAGAGTGGAGAATAAGATATCTCGAAAACCAAAGGAATTGATCCATAGAAAAGAAACGAAGTATGGTGGAGATGACTGGCAAACAATAGTACACAG AGATGATGGCAGTGGAATTGCTTTGAAAACCCTTAAGCGGGTACAGAAAGGCTGGGGTCAAGGAAGCATACCAAGTTTGCAGACCGAGAAAACTGAGTTTCTTGATTACTGGTGA
- the LOC107924622 gene encoding fructose-1,6-bisphosphatase, cytosolic gives MDHAADAHRTDLMTITRHVLNEQTKYPESRGDFTILLNHIVLGCKFVCSSVSKAGLAKLFGLAGETNIQGEEQKKLDVLSNEVFVKALISSGRTCLLVSEEDEEAIFVDQSKRGKYIVVFDPLDGSSNIDCGVSIGAIFGIYMVKHKDNPTIDDVLQPGNNLVAAGYCMYGSSCTLVLSTGSGVNGFTLDPSLGEFILTHPDIKIPKKGKIYSVNEGNAKNWDEPTRKFVEKCKFPTDGSPPKSLRYIGSMVADVHRTLLYGGIFLYPADKKSPNGKLRVLYEVFPMSYLMEQAGGQAFTGKQRALDLVPGKIHERSPVFLGSYDDVEEIKALYAAADAAK, from the exons ATGGATCATGCAGCTGATGCCCATAGAACTGATTTGATGACCATCACTCGCCATGTCCTTAATGAACAAACCAAGTACCCTGAATCTCGTGGTGATTTCACCATCTTGCTCAATCATATTGTTCTTGGCTGTAAATTCGTTTGCTCTTCTGTTAGCAAG GCGGGTCTTGCCAAACTATTTGGACTTGCTGGAGAAACCAATATCCAG GgtgaagaacaaaagaaattggATGTGCTTTCTAATGAAGTTTTTGTTAAGGCTTTGATTAGCAGTGGAAGAACA TGCCTCCTGGTTTCTGAGGAAGATGAAGAAGCTATATTTGTGGATCAATCAAAGCGTGGAAA ATACATTGTTGTTTTTGATCCATTGGATGGATCCTCAAACATTGATTGTGGTGTTTCCATAGGAGCT ATATTTGGGATTTATATGGTGAAACATAAAGACAATCCCACCATTGATGATGTATTACAACCTGGAAATAATCTCGTAGCAGCCGGTTATTGTATGTACGGAAGCTCCTGCACG TTAGTGCTAAGTACTGGGAGCGGCGTTAACGGTTTCACTCTCGATCCATCTCTAGGGGAGTTCATATTAACTCATCCCGATATCAAG ATACCTAAGAAAGGAAAGATTTATTCAGTAAATGAAGGAAATGCCAAAAATTGGGATGAACCAACTCGAAAGTTTGTTGAAAAATGCAAGTTCCCTACAGACGGTTCACCCCCAAAGTCCCTTAGGTACATTGGAAG CATGGTTGCAGATGTTCACCGAACATTGCTTTATGGTGGTATCTTTTTATACCCTGCAGATAAGAAAAGTCCTAATGGGAAGCTACG TGTTCTTTACGAAGTTTTCCCTATGTCATACCTAATGGAACAAGCTGGAGGTCAAGCTTTTACTGGAAAGCAAAGG GCCCTCGATTTAGTTCCGGGGAAGATACATGAACGATCTCCGGTTTTCCTTGGTAGCTATGATGACGTTGAAGAAATTAAAGCACTCTATGCTGCTGCTGATGCTGCAAAATAG
- the LOC107924623 gene encoding uncharacterized protein → MEGNPVLDDNLIQGDGSFQVHEGLNPQFYQFQDVMKEVGKSCDDNWNTFDEEGGGGGCDGCYGGGCKGKGEFLWRRVKWTVQMVKLLINAVCYIDEDASSDCQGGVKRKLSMSHKIGKWRCVSKLMVKRGYRVSPQQCEDKFNDLNKRYKRLNDVLGKGTSCKVVEKPELLDVMDVSDKVKEEVKKILSSKNLFYKEMCLYHTRNRLYLPQYPKLQCSLQLRQYNGDDEFEKELHDAEPDDVFRQGNDVSLNSVEYGKSSAYGLQEQWMAFRLLELQKQKLQIQVQKLELEKKRFKWRRTNWNQDKDLDKMRLENDCMKLANERLAFKLVTRK, encoded by the coding sequence ATGGAGGGAAATCCAGTATTAGATGATAATTTGATTCAAGGTGATGGCTCATTTCAGGTTCATGAAGGGTTAAACccgcaattttaccaatttcaagaTGTTATGAAAGAAGTTGGAAAATCTTGTGATGATAATTGGAATACTTTTGATGAagaaggtggtggtggtggttgtGATGGATGTTATGGTGGTGGTTGTAAGGGGAAAGGCGAGTTCTTGTGGCGCCGAGTGAAATGGACGGTGCAAATGGTTAAGCTGTTGATCAATGCTGTTTGTTATATCGACGAAGATGCATCTTCTGATTGTCAAGGTGGTGTTAAGAGAAAACTGTCTATGTCGCATAAGATAGGGAAATGGAGATGTGTTTCGAAACTTATGGTTAAAAGGGGTTATCGTGTATCGCCTCAACAATGCGAGGACAAGTTCAATGATTTGAATAAAAGATACAAGAGACTCAATGATGTGCTTGGCAAAGGTACTTCTTGCAAGGTTGTGGAGAAGCCGGAGCTTTTGGATGTAATGGACGTATCGGATAAGGTAAAAGAGGAAGTGAAGAAGATTTTGAGTTCGAAAAATTTGTTTTACAAGGAGATGTGTTTGTACCATACCAGGAATAGATTGTATCTTCCTCAATATCCCAAGTTGCAATGCTCCTTGCAGTTGAGGCAATACAATGGGGATGATGAGTTCGAGAAAGAACTGCACGATGCTGAACCGGATGATGTGTTTCGTCAGGGAAACGACGTGAGTTTGAACAGTGTGGAGTATGGCAAAAGCAGCGCCTATGGATTGCAAGAGCAATGGATGGCATTCCGTTTACTCGAGCTGCAAAAGCAGAAGTTACAAATTCAGGTACAAAAGCTTGAGCTTGAAAAGAAACGGTTTAAGTGGCGAAGGACAAATTGGAACCAGGACAAGGATTTAGATAAGATGAGGCTGGAAAATGACTGCATGAAGCTTGCAAATGAGCGTTTGGCATTCAAGTTAGTAACAAGGAAATGA
- the LOC107924621 gene encoding uncharacterized protein: MEGKPSAGGNMLQEWEYDCLGLQGSIQPQNEQQPCMSRLPSAFGSVENERQEIIVIEDDVTNYPNQCMLEHNEAGKNEDGSPWQRMKWTGKMVKLLITILSYIGEDPSTDCAGNQIKVSSLLRKLGKWKCVSKVMLERGYIVSPQQCEDKFNNLNKTYRRLNDLLGRGTSCKVVENPKLLDIINVSEKGKEDVRKLLMSKHLFFEEMCSYHNGNRLYLPHDPDLLQSLLFILKNVDDYELLDSNQPVPDKKAGVTAKDNEDFAEFSAKWLELISENGIAPSGSNQTLNAEGDATEYNGANSGFSAEISTMWFKPMNNNEVVGPTSSLKPSCFNQIPDTEDNEADGSQWMTRRAYQLEKQKLRLKSKVLDLEKQRLKWRCRSWKQDMELEKMRLVNKCLKHGNECIALQLKGKKIGS, translated from the coding sequence ATGGAAGGTAAACCATCAGCAGGTGGTAACATGCTGCAGGAATGGGAATACGATTGTCTAGGCCTACAAGGATCGATACAGCCTCAAAACGAACAACAGCCATGCATGTCCAGACTTCCTTCTGCTTTTGGTTCAGTTGAAAACGAGAGACAGGAAATCATTGTTATTGAGGATGATGTGACAAATTATCCCAATCAATGCATGCTCGAGCACAATGAAGCTGGTAAGAATGAGGACGGGTCGCCATGGCAACGCATGAAATGGACCGGAAAAATGGTGAAGCTTTTGATTACTATTCTTTCTTACATCGGAGAGGATCCTTCCACCGATTGTGCAGGTAATCAGATAAAAGTTTCTTCTCTTTTGAGGAAACTTGGGAAATGGAAGTGTGTTTCGAAGGTGATGCTCGAACGAGGTTACATCGTCTCTCCACAACAATGTGAGGACAAGTTTAATAATTTGAACAAAACATATAGGAGATTAAATGATTTACTAGGGAGAGGCACTTCTTGCAAGGTTGTTGAGAACCCGAAGCTTTTGGATATAATAAACGTATCGGAGAAAGGGAAAGAAGATGTACGAAAACTTTTGATGTCAAAACATTTGTTTTTCGAAGAGATGTGCTCGTATCATAATGGCAATCGATTGTATCTACCTCATGATCCTGATTTGTTGCAGTCTTTGTTGTTTATTCTAAAGAACGTAGATGATTACGAGCTACTTGACTCGAACCAACCCGTGCCTGATAAAAAAGCTGGTGTCACAGCTAAGGATAATGAGGATTTTGCAGAGTTCTCAGCAAAGTGGTTAGAGCTGATTAGCGAAAACGGTATTGCCCCATCGGGTTCTAACCAAACTTTAAATGCTGAAGGTGATGCAACCGAGTACAATGGGGCAAATTCCGGGTTTTCTGCGGAGATCTCAACAATGTGGTTCAAGCCAATGAACAATAACGAAGTTGTAGGTCCCACGAGTTCTTTGAAACCGTCATGTTTCAACCAAATTCCGGACACTGAAGACAATGAAGCAGATGGATCACAATGGATGACACGCCGGGCATATCAACTAGAGAAGCAAAAGCTACGGCTGAAGTCCAAGGTGCTCGATTTAGAGAAACAGCGGTTGAAGTGGAGGTGTCGAAGCTGGAAACAGGACATGGAACTGGAAAAGATGAGACTGGTAAACAAGTGTTTGAAACATGGAAATGAATGCATTGCATTGCAACTTAAGGGTAAAAAGATTGGATCTTGA